The following proteins come from a genomic window of Coffea arabica cultivar ET-39 chromosome 11c, Coffea Arabica ET-39 HiFi, whole genome shotgun sequence:
- the LOC140016532 gene encoding putative disease resistance protein At1g50180 yields MAESLSSILSCAVENLSKLVIEEGKFLQGVSDQVTLLRDDLEWIQMFLRYADTRQTARDTIQQCVPKFRAVAYEASDLVEDYALRLSISTNGGFTSTLKRIACIATEGYTLHDLGVEIQRLRTRISNLTKHFGEYGHVMARTEEGESSAPSRQQPLRQTYSFVAEEDVVGLRNDVEELVEHLLNEGESTERKISVASIVGMGGIGKTTLARKVYHHEKLKPCIKGFAWICVSQHWQTKDLLQGILLGLTPENREQIMKSEQVGLAKLLREHLGTRRCLIVLDDIWSTDAWDSLKYAIPDSEHGTKILLTTRKRDVAEHVDPIGYCHELRFLTEDESWELLRKKSLRESSGEAMMLISHYGRSTLIEPRIV; encoded by the exons ATGGCAGAAAGCCTATCCTCAATCCTATCCTGTGCAGTAGAGAATTTAAGTAAATTGGTTATTGAAGAAGGAAAGTTTCTACAAGGCGTTAGCGACCAAGTTACACTCCTTCGTGACGATCTCGAATGGATACAAATGTTCTTAAGATATGCAGATACGAGACAGACTGCAAGGGACACTATACAACAGTGCGTTCCGAAATTTAGAGCGGTCGCTTATGAAGCTAGTGATTTGGTTGAAGATTATGCTTTGAGGCTTTCAATTTCAACAAACGGAGGCTTTACAAGTACTCTAAAGAGGATTGCTTGCATTGCCACAGAGGGTTATACCCTTCATGATTTGGGTGTGGAGATTCAAAGGCTCAGAACTAGGATCTCTAATCTCACCAAACATTTTGGCGAGTATGGGCATGTAATGGCCAGAACGGAGGAAGGAGAGTCGAGTGCTCCATCCAGGCAGCAACCATTAAGGCAGACTTACTCCTTTGTGGCTGAGGAGGATGTGGTTGGACTGCGTAATGATGTTGAGGAGCTGGTTGAACATTTGCTGAACGAGGGTGAAAGTACAGAGCGCAAAATAAGTGTGGCTTCGATTGTCGGCATGGGAGGTATAGGCAAAACCACTCTTGCTAGAAAGGTATATCACCATGAAAAATTGAAGCCGTGTATTAAAGGTTTTGCGTGGATTTGTGTGTCACAACACTGGCAAACAAAAGATCTCTTGCAAGGCATTCTACTCGGGCTTACTCCTGAAAACAGAGAACAGATAATGAAGAGCGAACAAGTTGGGCTAGCAAAGCTGCTTCGAGAGCACTTGGGAACTAGGAGATGTTTGATAGTCCTCGACGACATTTGGTCAACAGATGCTTGGGATAGCCTAAAATATGCAATCCCAGATTCGGAGCATGGAACCAAAATTTTGCTCACAACTCGTAAAAGAGACGTGGCGGAACATGTTGATCCAATTGGTTATTGCCATGAACTGCGCTTTTTGACCGAGGACGAAAGTTGGGAGTTGCTACGAAAGAAATCATTGAGGGAGAGCAGTGGTGAAG CCATGATGCTTATTTCACATTATGGAAGGTCTACTTTGATTGAACCAAGGATTGTATGA
- the LOC113714736 gene encoding probable disease resistance RPP8-like protein 2 — MEELGKKMLNNCGGLPLAVVVLGGILRTKKTFREWNEVHKNIKSYLDKGEKIGKEGEVPKVLAYSYYDLPWQLKPCFLHLGKFREDSDIKAESLYQMWIGEGMIFENNRREQETMMDVAERYLKELAIRCMVEIKAYEEGKHAVTELESCRLHDLMRDLCLAKAKEENLYKLVDRSPSRDSSLTTEAQYGLVLRLLPEDISQYNFPPKEQTKHLRSFLSDSLVGEQDYSNQGVRIMSQFKNLKMLRVLAILSFHIASQSCYLKSPLGCVGNLIHLRCLKLKCHHINLPYSLGNLKYLETLDLSDSCCCRIPNVLWKLERLRYLYLPDWWWGPQLKWCPQPKLRLSKQLEILESFHNRFCYHEDVCKLSNLRAFKAIVRKNLEDLTRIINHISDLDCLAIKICSLSIVDCDFGWTNSNNSNDNNRGLDVLSRVLFSRNIHQLAIRYTFCKKLPDYQSHMFPDLTELNLLLTKIEEDPMGTLEKLPNLRKLELGPYSFLGQEMICHSMGFSKLKRLALHGLGNWKEWKVDEGAMPKLSSLWIADCQKLKMIPDGLRYVTTLKEVSLFRMPAEFSNRVTRENGQHGEDFDKISHVRSVNIYG, encoded by the exons ATGGAAGAGTTAggaaagaaaatgttgaatAATTGTGGTGGTCTTCCATTGGCCGTGGTGGTTCTAGGTGGAATTCTTAGAACTAAAAAAACTTTCAGGGAATGGAATGAAGTGCATAAGAATATCAAATCTTATCTGGATAAAGgagaaaaaattggaaaagaaggAGAGGTGCCCAAGGTTTTAGCCTACAGTTACTATGACCTCCCTTGGCAACTAAAACCATGCTTCCTTCACTTGGGTAAATTCAGGGAAGATTCCGACATTAAAGCAGAGAGTTTATATCAGATGTGGATAGGAGAAGGTATGATATTTGAGAATAATAGAAGGGAGCAAGAAACAATGATGGATGTTGCAGAGCGTTACTTGAAAGAATTAGCAATAAGATGCATGGTTGAAATTAAAGCATATGAGGAGGGGAAGCATGCAGTAACAGAGTTGGAGTCATGTCGGCTTCATGATCTTATGAGAGATCTATGCTTAGCCAAGGCAAAAGAGGAGAATTTGTATAAGCTGGTCGATCGAAGTCCTTCGCGAGATTCTTCTCTTACAACTGAAGCACAGTATGGTTTAGTCCTTCGTTTGCTTCCAGAGGATATCTCTCAATACAACTTTCCACCAAAAGAACAAACTAAGCATCTTCGCTCATTCTTGTCTGATTCGTTGGTAGGCGAACAGGACTATTCTAATCAAGGGGTGAGAATAATGTCCCAATTCAAGAATTTGAAGATGCTTAGAGTTTTGGCAATTTTATCCTTCCATATAGCTTCCCAAAGTTGTTATCTCAAATCACCTCTGGGATGTGTTGGTAATCTTATCCATTTGAGATGTTTGAAATTGAAGTGTCATCATATAAACTTGCCATATTCCCTGGGCAATTTAAAATACTTGGAAACTCTCGATTTGTCTGATAGTTGTTGTTGTAGAATACCGAACGTCCTATGGAAATTGGAACGTTTGAGATATCTTTATCTTCCTGACTGGTGGTGGGGACCTCAGCTTAAGTGGTGCCCTCAGCCTAAGCTGCGGTTGAGTAAGCAGCTGGAGATACTTGAATCATTCCATAACAGGTTTTGCTATCATGAAGATGTATGCAAATTGTCCAATCTCAGAGCTTTCAAAGCAATAGTGCGTAAAAATCTTGAGGACTTGACACGCATCATCAATCATATATCAGACTTGGACTGCTTAGCAATCAAAATTTGCTCACTTAGCATCGTTGACTGTGATTTTGGCTGGACCAACTCCAACAATTCGAATGACAACAACAGGGGTTTGGATGTTCTTTCAAGGGTGTTGTTTAGTAGGAATATTCATCAATTAGCGATCAGATATACTTTCTGCAAGAAGTTACCGGATTACCAATCCCATATGTTTCCTGACCTTACTGAATTAAATCTGCTGTTGACTAAAATTGAGGAAGACCCAATGGGAACACTCGAGAAGCTTCCGAACCTAAGAAAACTGGAACTTGGGCCATATTCTTTTCTGGGCCAAGAAATGATCTGCCACTCGATGGGATTTTCTAAACTAAAACGTCTCGCGCTTCATGGTTTGGGTAACTGGAAGGAGTGGAAAGTGGATGAGGGAGCCATGCCCAAGCTCTCAAGTTTATGGATTGCGGActgtcaaaaattgaaaatgattccAGATGGATTGAGATATGTAACCACCCTAAAAGAGGTATCTCTTTTCAGAATGCCTGCAGAATTCAGCAACAGAGTTACGAGAGAGAATGGTCAACATGGAGaagattttgataaaataaGTCATGTGCGATCAGTTAATATCTACGG CTAG